One genomic window of Misgurnus anguillicaudatus chromosome 12, ASM2758022v2, whole genome shotgun sequence includes the following:
- the lyrm7 gene encoding complex III assembly factor LYRM7, producing MGTRMKVLRVFKDLHKTRKDVFKDDSRALTAARLQINEGFKRNKNETADENIKEMLKMARAVETILRENVIQAEHVEENKVLLRPRESLLLENVPYCDTPRKKTT from the exons ATGGGGACACGCATGAAG GTGCTCCGGGTGTTCAAAGATTTGCACAAAACACGAAAAgatgtatttaaagatgatAGCAGAGCACTGACAG CTGCTAGGTTACAAATCAATGAAGGTttcaaaagaaacaaaaatgaaacagCAGATGAAAATATTAAAGAG ATGCTTAAAATGGCCCGAGCAGTTGAGACAATCCTTCGTGAAAATGTAATACAAGCAGAGCATGTGGAGGAAAATAAAGTCT TGTTACGGCCAAGGGAGAGTCTCCTGCTAGAAAATGTACCTTACTGTGATACACCCAGAAAAAAGACAACCTGA